The Salvelinus fontinalis isolate EN_2023a unplaced genomic scaffold, ASM2944872v1 scaffold_2201, whole genome shotgun sequence sequence AGCGTGTAGCTGCCTGTTCAGTGTATAAAGCAGCGTGTAGCTGGCTGTTCAGTTGATAAAGCAGCGTGTAGCTGGCTGTTCAGTTGATAAAGCAGCATGTAGCTGGCTGTTCAGTGTATAAAGCAGCGTGTAGCTGCCTGCTCAGTGTGTAGTTACCTCATCAGTGTGTAAAGCAGCGTGTAGCTGGCTGTTCAGTGTATAAAGCAGCGTGTAGCTGGCAGTTCAGTGTATAAAGCAGCGTGTAGCTGGCAGTTCAGTGTACAAAGCAGCGTGTAGCTGGCAGTTCAGTGTACAAAGCAGCGTGTAGCTGCCTGCTCAGTGTGTAAAGCAGCGTGTAGCTGCCTGCTCAGTGTGTAGTTACCTCAGTGTGTAAAGCAGCGTGTAGCTGCCTGCTCAGTGTGTAGTTACCTCAGTGTGTAAAGCAGCGTGTAGCTGGCTGTTCAGTGTGTAAAGCAGCGTGTAGCTGCCTGCTCAGTGTGTAGTTACCTGCTCAGTGACACTCATCCTCCTGTTGGGGTCCACGTCTCTCCCCTCCAGCTTGGCTTTCACCCTCTTCCACACGCTCACCGCGTACGAGTTCCTCTCCTGGACagctgcagcacacacacacatttgaacggggtgtggtagtaggtgccaggcgcaccggtttgtgtcaagaactgcaacgctgctgggtttttcacgctcaacagtttcctgtgtgtatcaagaatggtccagcacccaaaggacatccagccaactggacaccactgtgggaagcattggagtcaacatgggccagcatccctatggaacgctttcaacaccttgtagagtccaatgccctgacaaattgaagcTGTCTGAGGGAAAatgtggtgcaactcaatattagagaggtgttcctaatgttttgtacagtcagtgctCTACTGTTGTACTAtatggaatagggtcccatttgggacagctagggtagcagtctatatggaatagggtcccatttgggacagctagggtagcagtctatatggaatagggtcccatttgggacagctagggtagcagtctatatggaatagggtcccatttgggacagctagggtagcagtctatatggaatagggtcccatttgggacagtTGGGCAGCAGTCTAtatggaatagggtcccatttgggacagtAGGGCAGCAGTCTAtatggaatagggggccatttgggacagctAGGGTAGCAGTCTATATGGAATAGGGTCCCCATTTGGGACAGCTAGGGTAGCAGTCTATATGGAATAGGGTCCCCATTTGGGACAGCTAGGGTAGCAGTCTATATGGAATAGGGTCCCCATTTGGGACAGCTAGGGTAGCAGTCTATATGGAATAGGGTCCCCATTTGGGACAGCTAGGGTAGCAGTCTAtatggaatagggtcccatttgggactgTTAGGGCAGcagtatatatggaatagggggccatttgggcaGCAGTAGTGCTGCTTCTTCTAATTATAGACTAATTTAAttggaggtcaggggttagatggATGGTTAGGGGTCGTACCTCGTCCCGTCTTGGGGTCACGTACAGCCCGTTTGGGGCTGGGATTCAGACCCTTGCTGGTCATCGTCTGAGCGCTGGGGGGGGTGTCCGCCGGGGTGCCAAGGTTACGGGGGAGGAGCTTGCGTGAATTCTGGGACATTGAGTCCGTCTGAGTCTTCACACCGCTGCACCTCAccgctgagagagagcgagaaaaggaaagagcaggaaggagagaaagatcgtaaagagaagagaacaggagagaaagtaATCATTGCCTGTGAGCTCTGAAGCGATATGCTATTTTTAATCATTCTGGTATTTAACACAGGTTATCACATTAAACAAAGggcccccctattccctatgtagtgccatACTTTTAACCTagggcccatagtagtgcaccacattgggaatagggtgccctcaGCCAGGGTAGCACACAATGAGGGAGGTGTAGTTACCTGCAGCGAAGCTGGTCTGAGCTGTAGAGGTGGGGCTGGAACAGTTTCCACCCCTCTCTGTCACCAACGGAGACGCAAAGCCAACCAGGCCGTTATACACActgaagacagagagggacagagaggagggacagggtGTCCACTGTCAGTACGGGTAGGGGTGTTTGTAGCTcattcagggtgtgtgtgtgtgtgtgtgtgtgtgtacctggtgcTCTGTATGTGTAGCTCCTTCAGGGTAGCAGGTATCTCCTGCAGTAGCTCCACCCCCTCCTGACTGGCTCCTCCCCCTCGGGGCTGGCCTGTTGCCTGGACGACAGTGAACAGCACGATCTGCACGTTGTCCTGCCACGCCTTATACTCCAACAGGAACTGGCGCACGCTGCCCTCGTAGGTCACTTCCTCCCCCTCCGCCAGCGCGTTCTCCTCGTCCTACGGAAGACAGAAGAGACATTTCACTGGTTCCTCTACAGTCAATGAAccaagtagaccagacccagctgttacctggttcatattatacagtcaatgaaccaagtagaccagacccagctgttacctggttcatattatacagtcaatgaaccaagtagaccagacccagctgttacctggttcataTTATATAGTCAATGAAccaagtagaccagacccagctgttacctggttcatattatacagtcaatgaaccaagtagaccagacccagctgttacctggttcatattatacagtcaatgaaccaagtagaccagacccagctgttacctggttcatattatacagtcaatgaaccaagtagaccagacccagctgttacctggttcatattatacagtcaatgaaccaagtagaccagacccagctgttacctggttcatattatacagtcaatgaaccaagtagaccagacccagctgttacctggttcatattatacagtcaatgaaccaagtagaccagacccagctgttacctggttcataTTATACAGTCAATGAACCAAGTAGTCCAGTATCCATccatccgtccgtccgtccgtccatccatccgtgtgtgtgtgtgtccgtccgtccgtgtgtgtgtgtgtccgtccatctctctgtgtgtgagtttgtgtgtgtatccatctctctgtgtgtgagtgtatcccGTACCTTGGCCATGGCCCTCAGAAGGTGTTTGACGTCAGCCAGCTGGCGGTTGTGATTGGACAGGATGCCCTTGATGCTGTCCACCAATAGCTGCAGTGATTCCGTGGCGACATCCAGCTGCTGCTCGCGCTCCTCTTGCACAGACCCCTGGGTAGCCAGCTCCTGACCCAGCTGCTTCTGGGCACAAGCTAGCCAATCAGGGCTGCCGATGGGCAGCTCCAACGCCGGGCTCTGAGTttgaggagagatgggagagtaaggaacGTCCCAAAAGGTACCCCTATATCAACCCTgtccctggagagataccctcctgtaggattTGGTACCCCTATATCAGCCCTgtccctggagagataccctcctgtaggattTGGTAACCCTATATCAGCCCTgtccctggagagataccctcctgtaggattTGGTACCCCTATATCAGCCCTGTCCCTGGAGAGATACCCACCTGTAGGATTTGGTACCCCTATATCAGCCCTgtccctggagagataccctcctgtaggattTGGTAACCCTATATCAGCCCTgtccctggagagataccctcctgtaggattTGGTACCCCTATATCAGCCCTgtccctggagagataccctcctgtaggattTGGTACCCCTATATCAGCCCTGcccctggagagataccctcctgtaggattTGGTACCCCTATATCAGCCCCAcccctggagagataccctcctgtaggattTGGTACCCCTATATCAGCCCTGcccctggagagataccctcctgtaggattTGGTACCCCTATATCAGCCCTgtccctggagagataccctcctgtaggattTGGTACCCCTATATCAGCCCTGTTCCTGGTGAGATAACCTCCTGTAGGATTTCTctaaccccagttgtaactaagcCGATTCAGCATATCAACCAGCTGAAATAGTtgaaatcaggtgtgctagactAGGCTTGGAGTGAAAACCCAGTGTCGGAGGGCAGAGTGTCTGCTGGTTTCTGGCATTTCCTTTCAATTTGTGTCCGATTAACACCTAAGTACTCACCAGTCTGTGGAGCTGTAGCTAGGGGTCAGTACTCACCAGGCTGTGGAGCTGTAGCTAGgggtcagtactcaccagtctgtGCAGCAGCTGTAGCTAGgggtcagtactcaccagtctgtGGAGCTGTAGCTAAgggtcagtactcaccagtctgtGGAGCTGTAGCTAGgggtcagtactcaccagtctgtGGAGCTGTAACTAAgggtcagtactcaccagtctgtGGAGCTGTAGCTAGGGGTCAGTACTCACCAGCCTGTGGAGCTGTAGCTAGgggtcagtactcaccagtctgtGGAGCTGTAGCTAGgggtcagtactcaccagtctgtGGCGCTGTAGCTAGgggtcagtactcaccagtctgtGCAGCAGCTGTAGCTAAgggtcagtactcaccagtctgtGGAGCTGTAGCTAGgggtcagtactcaccagtctggAGCTGTAGCTAGgggtcagtactcaccagtctgtGGAGCTGTAGCTAGgggtcagtactcaccagtctgtGCAGCAGCTGTAGCTAGgggtcagtactcaccagtctgtGGAGCTGTAGCGAGgggtcagtactcaccagtctgtGGAGCTGTAACTAAgggtcagtactcaccagtctgtGGAGCTGTAGCTAGgggtcagtactcaccagtctgtGGAGCTGTAGCTAGgggtcagtactcaccagtctgtGGAGCTGTAACTAAgggtcagtactcaccagtctgtGGAGCTGTAGCTAGgggtcagtactcaccagtctgtGGAGCTGTAACTAAgggtcagtactcaccagtctgtGGAGCTGTAGCTAGgggtcagtactcaccagtctgtGCAGCAGCTGTAGCGAGgggtcagtactcaccagtctgtGGAGCTGTAACTAAgggtcagtactcaccagtctgtGGAGCTGTAGCTAGgggtcagtactcaccagtctgtGGAGCTGTAGCTAAgggtcagtactcaccagtctgtGGAGCTGTAACTAAgggtcagtactcaccagtctgtGGAGCTGTAGCTAGgggtcagtactcaccagtctgtGCAGCAGCTGTAGCTAGgggtcagtactcaccagtctgtGGAGCTGTAGCTAGgggtcagtactcaccagtctgtGGAGCTGTAACTAAgggtcagtactcaccagtctgtGGAGCTGTAGCTAAgggtcagtactcaccagtctgtGGAGCTGTAGCTAAgggtcagtactcaccagtctgtGGAGCTGTAGCTAGgggtcagtactcaccagtctgtGGAGCTGTAACTAAgggtcagtactcaccagtctgtGGAGCTGTAGCTAGGGGTCAGTACTCACCAGCCTGTGGAGCTGTAGCTAGgggtcagtactcaccagtctgtGGAGCTGTAGCTAGgggtcagtactcaccagtctgtGGCGCTGTAGCTAGgggtcagtactcaccagtctgtGCAGCAGCTGTAGCTAAgggtcagtactcaccagtctgtGCAGCAGCTGTAGCTAAgggtcagtactcaccagtctgtGGAGCTGTAGCTAAgggtcagtactcaccagtctgtGGAGCTGTAGCTAAgggtcagtactcaccagtctgtGGAGCTGTAGCTAGgggtcagtactcaccagtctgtGGAGCTGTAACTAAgggtcagtactcaccagtctgtGGAGCTGTAGCTAGGGGTCAGTACTCACCAGCCTGTGGAGCTGTAGCTAGgggtcagtactcaccagtctgtGGAGCTGTAGCTAGgggtcagtactcaccagtctgtGGCGCTGTAGCTAGgggtcagtactcaccagtctgtGCAGCAGCTGTAGCTAGgggtcagtactcaccagtctgtGGAGCTGTAGCTAGgggtcagtactcaccagtctgtGGAGCTGTAGCTAGgggtcagtactcaccagtctgtGGAGCTGTAGCTAGgggtcagtactcaccagtctgtGCAGCAGCTGTAGCTAGgggtcagtactcaccagtctgtGGAGCTGTAGCTAGgggtcagtactcaccagtctgtGCAGCAGCTGTAGCTCTATGGAGGAGACGGAGGTGTTGAACTGGGCAGCGTAGGAGCAGGTCTGCTGGCACCTCTTCAGCAGCTCAAACAGAGCAGAGTCCATGCTCAGGGCCTCAGGGGTCCGCATCCGCAGACCCTCAAAGTTCAGTATGGTACTGCACAGGAACGTCACCTGGGAACAGGAATAATAAAGTTGAGGAATGTCACCTGGTAGTGGGAATAATAAAGTTGAGGAACGTGAACTGGTAGTGGGAATAATAAAGTTTAGATaaaattttaaatatatatacatatatatttatttaaaataGCTCTCCAAGGCCAGGCTTGAAGAACACACAGTTACTATCTgtaacagggccctggtcaaaagatgTGAACTATATAAGTGTTATCCATAAGCGCCGTCTGTCGGCTAAATAACACTCATTGTAAACCGGCTACTTTTTCCACTTCATAACTAGGCTTCTTTTTATTTAAAAGTTTAAATTCGCTAGTCAGAAATCTCCGTTTAGCTTTCTCCCACTAGAAGGACCGATATATGCATCTTCTAGTGTTGATAGGACAGTCGCCTGTCAGTCACAGAGCGATGGCAGGGAAACACTGTTGTTTTGTCAGTCTGTTCTCTGTCCCGCCTCTCGGTCCCGGTGTTATTTTTGTAGACTGTGGTTGGATGCGCTCAGATGTCTT is a genomic window containing:
- the LOC129850715 gene encoding serine/threonine-protein kinase SMG1-like, encoding MYIYLKFYLNFIIPTTSSRSSTLLFPLPGDIPQLYYSCSQVTFLCSTILNFEGLRMRTPEALSMDSALFELLKRCQQTCSYAAQFNTSVSSIELQLLHRLSPALELPIGSPDWLACAQKQLGQELATQGSVQEEREQQLDVATESLQLLVDSIKGILSNHNRQLADVKHLLRAMAKDEENALAEGEEVTYEGSVRQFLLEYKAWQDNVQIVLFTVVQATGQPRGGGASQEGVELLQEIPATLKELHIQSTSVYNGLVGFASPLVTERGGNCSSPTSTAQTSFAAAVRCSGVKTQTDSMSQNSRKLLPRNLGTPADTPPSAQTMTSKGLNPSPKRAVRDPKTGRAVQERNSYAVSVWKRVKAKLEGRDVDPNRRMSVTEQVDCVIKEATNVDNLSQLYEGWTAWV